The genome window ACCGGCAGTCTGCTAGCCTATGAGCACTACCTGGTGCGTCCCAACGATTTCACCCGCTTGAACACGGCGTTCTTCAACGTCAACAGCGTCATCAGTTTGACTCTGCTCGTCACGACGACGATGGCGCTGGTTGCGCCCTAGCCAAAGGAGGAAACACATGATGTTTCGCAAGCTGGTACCCCAGATGGCCGCCATCGCGCTCCTGGCGGCAGGCTGCGCCGGGCAGCCGGCTGAGCCGAACACCCTCAGGATCGGAGTCCTACCGATCCTGGACGCCCTGCCGATGTACGTCGCCCAGCAGCAGGGCTACTTCGCCGAGAACGGGCTGCAGGTCGAGTTCGTCCCGGCGGCCTCGGCCGCCGAGCGCGACCAGTTAATGCAGGCCGGTCAGATTGACGGCATGATCAACGACCTGGTCTCGACGATGCTCTACAATCAGGACGAGCCGCAGATCACCGTCGTGCGTTTCGCCCGGACGGCCACCCCGGAATTCCCGCAGTACTCCATCCTGGCTGCCAAGGACAGCGGCATCACCACTCCCGAGGACCTCAAGGGCGTGGAGATCGGCATCTCGGAGGGGACCGTCATCGCCTACACCACCGACCGCCTGCTGCAGGCCGAGGGTCTGGCGCCGGAGGACATCCAGACCATCGCCGTCCCCAAGATCCCGGATCGGATGGCGCTGCTCGATTCCGGCCAGCTCAAGGCAGCCAACTTGCCCGATCCGCTTTCGTTGCTGGCCATGCAGGGCGGCGCGACGGTCGTGGTCGACGACAGTGCCCATCCGGAGTATGGCAACAGCTTGATTTCGTTTAGCAGGGCATTTGCTGACGCCAATCCCGACACCGTGCGCGCCTTCCTGGCGGCAATCGAGAAGGCCACCGCCGAGATCAATGCCGACAAGGGCAAGTGGCAGGATCTGCTCGTGGAGCAGAAGCTGG of Anaerolineales bacterium contains these proteins:
- a CDS encoding MetQ/NlpA family ABC transporter substrate-binding protein, which translates into the protein MMFRKLVPQMAAIALLAAGCAGQPAEPNTLRIGVLPILDALPMYVAQQQGYFAENGLQVEFVPAASAAERDQLMQAGQIDGMINDLVSTMLYNQDEPQITVVRFARTATPEFPQYSILAAKDSGITTPEDLKGVEIGISEGTVIAYTTDRLLQAEGLAPEDIQTIAVPKIPDRMALLDSGQLKAANLPDPLSLLAMQGGATVVVDDSAHPEYGNSLISFSRAFADANPDTVRAFLAAIEKATAEINADKGKWQDLLVEQKLVPAPILESYTLPDFPAASVPSEAQFADVLSWTIEKGLIESAIAYADSVSGAFLP